From Zingiber officinale cultivar Zhangliang chromosome 5B, Zo_v1.1, whole genome shotgun sequence, the proteins below share one genomic window:
- the LOC121985645 gene encoding rubisco accumulation factor 1, chloroplastic-like, with product MAMLSVVAAPKPRYAPLLQLSSCSTALRRRLGLPQRDSRRRVYVSKLPSPPRHTQPSGEQVYQPFRPPPSPLPAKYRSLGPAERLEILGDRLGLWHEYAPLLPTLGNDGFTPPSIEEITGISSIEQNLLVVATQVRDSLVSTSFDPELLSYFDSGGGADLLYELRFLNATQRAAAAIYLIEHRLDPKAAQELARAMKDFKRRRGDEGWNFFSAFSPGDCLAYTYFRLSREAINPNERVAVLNRAIEAVETEAARKRVEEEMERAAGRSEEGDGSEEAEGMRVTVPIVRLRYGEVAEASTVTLLPVCRAAEGEEGMAAAPRRCKAEGELGVVVAEQGWGRWVVLPGWSPVAAAAAGGEGVALEFVDGRVLPWRSSGGWEETVIVVADRGKREVTKGAYYVVGGEGKGLRVERGAELLALGVEAALGTVALVVRPPKDEDDDMIRDEDWD from the coding sequence ATGGCAATGCTCTCCGTCGTGGCCGCTCCCAAGCCCAGGTACGCGCCCCTCTTACAATTGTCCTCCTGCTCTACAGCGCTCCGCCGCCGCCTCGGCCTTCCTCAGCGGGACTCCCGCCGCCGCGTCTACGTCTCCAAGCTGCCCAGCCCGCCGCGACACACTCAGCCGTCGGGGGAGCAGGTGTACCAGCCCTTCCGCCCCCCGCCTTCCCCTCTTCCGGCCAAGTACCGCTCGCTCGGCCCCGCCGAGCGCCTCGAGATCCTCGGCGACCGCCTCGGCTTGTGGCACGAGTATGCCCCTCTTCTCCCCACCCTCGGGAACGACGGTTTCACCCCTCCCTCGATTGAGGAGATCACGGGCATCTCCAGCATCGAGCAGAATCTCCTGGTGGTCGCCACCCAGGTCCGCGACTCCCTCGTCTCGACCTCCTTCGACCCCGAGTTGCTCTCCTACTTCGACTCCGGCGGCGGGGCGGATCTGCTTTACGAGCTCCGCTTCCTGAACGCCACGCAGCGCGCTGCCGCCGCGATCTACCTGATCGAGCACCGCCTCGACCCCAAGGCCGCTCAGGAGCTGGCGCGGGCGATGAAGGACTTCAAGCGCAGGAGGGGCGATGAAGGCTGGAACTTCTTCTCCGCCTTCTCCCCGGGCGACTGCCTGGCGTACACCTACTTTCGTCTCAGCCGAGAGGCCATCAACCCTAACGAGCGGGTGGCTGTGCTCAATCGGGCGATCGAAGCGGTGGAGACGGAGGCGGCGAGGAAGCGGGTGGAGGAGGAGATGGAGCGGGCGGCCGGGCGTTCGGAGGAGGGCGATGGGAGCGAAGAGGCGGAGGGGATGAGGGTGACGGTGCCGATCGTACGGCTGAGGTACGGGGAGGTGGCGGAGGCGTCGACAGTGACGCTGCTTCCAGTATGCCGGGCAGCGGAGGGGGAGGAGGGGATGGCGGCCGCGCCGCGGAGGTGCAAGGCGGAGGGGGAGCTGGGAGTAGTGGTGGCGGAACAGGGGTGGGGGAGGTGGGTGGTACTGCCCGGGTGGTCgccggtggcggcggcggcggcaggaGGGGAAGGGGTGGCGCTGGAGTTCGTCGACGGGAGAGTGCTACCGTGGCGATCGAGCGGGGGGTGGGAGGAAACGGTGATAGTGGTCGCGGACCGGGGGAAGCGAGAGGTGACGAAGGGAGCGTACTACGTGGTTGGCGGAGAAGGGAAGGGACTGCGCGTGGAGAGAGGGGCGGAACTGCTGGCTCTGGGAGTGGAGGCGGCGCTTGGGACGGTGGCGCTAGTGGTCAGGCCGCCGAAGGACGAGGACGACGACATGATCCGCGACGAAGACTGGGATTGA
- the LOC121985646 gene encoding uncharacterized protein LOC121985646: MSFMSFAGRVLFSAVFLLSAYLEFSEFGADGGPAAKALRPKYNRFVKHVSSHLGIVVPHIEMKHILASTIFLKGFGGILFVLSSSLGAYLLLLYLAFITPVVYDFYNYDIEKPEFVQLFNRFAQNVALFGALLFFLSMKNTIARRQSKRLAPKSKTN; this comes from the exons ATGAGTTTCATGTCCTTCGCCGGGAGAGTCCTCTTCTCCGCCGTCTTTCTCCTCTCCGCATATCTCGA ATTTAGTGAATTCGGAGCTGATGGTGGACCGGCAGCAAAGGCGCTAAGGCCAAAATACAACCGTTTTGTGAAACATGTCTCTTCTCATCTTGGCATTGTGGTGCCACACATTGAA ATGAAACATATCCTTGCAAGTACCATATTCCTGAAAGGTTTTGGTGGTATCTTGTTCGTCTTGAGCAGCTCTTTAGGAGCATATCTTCTG CTTCTGTACCTTGCCTTCATTACACCCGTGGTCTATGACTTCTACAATTACGATATAGAAAAGCCAGAATTTGTTCAGCTTTTTAACCGATTCGCTCAG AACGTAGCGTTGTTTGGTGCACTGCTGTTTTTCCTCAGCATGAAGAACACTATTGCAAGACGACAATCCAAGAGGCTGGCTCCCAAGTCGAAAACCAATTAG